From a region of the Bermanella marisrubri genome:
- a CDS encoding sensor histidine kinase produces the protein MIDHNKIDASDFLPDFCQGRSLLGLTLFSQSLVIVLILLSSNLEEFGWQRFGLLAFYVQWVVLVCAALLCRFRELAPPLSLNPLMLVIFIIVVMTNLLISILSRWGMEQWFYQPLGVDWIVRNVIISAILSALLMHYFYVQMQNRLHARSELQARVQALQSRIRPHFLFNSMNIIASLIHEDPDTAEEAVEDLSALFRASLKEAGVEVTLAEELALCRKYLHIECLRLGPRLQCDWAVDAPHNIKIPLLTIQPLLENAIYHGISPDPNGGYIKVNITLIASTTTDHRLSVEVVNSLYCNHHHNKKSGNQMALQNIEHRLQALYGDSVKMQSEQCDQEYKMIIEYPVIVS, from the coding sequence ATGATCGATCATAACAAAATAGACGCTAGCGATTTTTTGCCTGATTTTTGCCAAGGGCGCAGTTTATTGGGTCTGACTCTATTTAGTCAGTCCTTGGTGATTGTATTGATTTTGCTTTCTAGCAACTTGGAAGAGTTTGGTTGGCAGCGCTTTGGGTTGTTAGCATTTTATGTGCAATGGGTAGTGTTGGTTTGTGCTGCTTTACTGTGCCGTTTTCGAGAATTGGCCCCGCCGTTGTCCCTTAACCCACTGATGCTCGTTATTTTCATCATTGTAGTAATGACCAATTTGCTCATTAGTATCTTGTCTCGTTGGGGGATGGAACAATGGTTTTATCAACCATTGGGCGTGGATTGGATCGTACGCAATGTCATTATTAGCGCAATTTTGTCTGCTCTATTAATGCATTATTTTTACGTACAGATGCAAAATCGCCTGCATGCTCGAAGTGAATTGCAAGCCCGAGTACAGGCTTTACAGAGTCGTATACGCCCCCACTTTTTATTTAACAGCATGAATATTATTGCAAGTCTTATACACGAAGATCCAGACACGGCTGAGGAGGCGGTAGAGGACCTGAGCGCGTTGTTTCGAGCGAGTTTAAAGGAAGCGGGAGTGGAAGTGACTTTGGCGGAGGAATTGGCCTTATGCAGGAAATATTTGCACATAGAGTGTTTAAGACTGGGTCCAAGATTACAATGTGATTGGGCTGTGGATGCACCCCACAACATTAAAATTCCACTTCTGACCATACAACCCTTACTTGAGAACGCCATCTATCATGGAATTAGTCCTGATCCGAATGGAGGTTATATCAAGGTAAATATCACGCTTATAGCCTCAACCACTACCGATCATCGGCTGAGCGTTGAAGTCGTTAATAGTTTGTATTGCAATCATCATCATAATAAGAAATCAGGGAACCAAATGGCATTGCAAAATATCGAGCATCGTCTGCAGGCTTTGTATGGTGATTCGGTGAAAATGCAGTCTGAGCAATGCGATCAGGAATACAAAATGATAATTGAATATCCGGTGATAGTTTCATGA
- the argH gene encoding argininosuccinate lyase, which produces MSQPTNSAWGGRFSEATDAFVQRFTASVEFDQRMYAQDIQGSVAHATMLAKVGVLTEQERDDIIQGLTEIKADIEAGNFEWSIELEDVHMNIEAALTKKIGITGKKLHTGRSRNDQVATDIRLYMRDEIDHLSSEITRLQSGLIELAEKEADTIMPGFTHLQTAQPVTFGHHLLAWNEMLERDYARLQDCRKRTNIMPLGAAALAGTTYPIDREMTAELLGFDAPTENSLDSVSDRDFAIEFTAAASTIMMHLSRFSEELVLWASAQFNFIDLPDRFCTGSSIMPQKKNPDVPELVRGKAGRIFGHLISLLTLMKSQPLAYNKDNQEDKEPLFDTIDNVSGSLRSFADMMPHVKSNKEVMREAALRGFSTATDLADYLVRKGVAFRDSHEIVGSAVGYGVKTGKDLGEMSLEELQQFGEMITEDVFDVLTLEGSVSARDHLGGTAPKQVLAAAKRAKERLANR; this is translated from the coding sequence ATGAGTCAGCCCACCAACTCCGCATGGGGTGGTCGCTTTAGCGAAGCCACCGACGCCTTTGTTCAACGCTTTACCGCCTCTGTTGAGTTCGATCAGCGCATGTACGCACAAGACATTCAAGGCTCAGTGGCCCATGCCACCATGCTGGCAAAAGTCGGGGTACTAACCGAGCAAGAGCGTGACGACATTATTCAAGGGCTGACAGAAATCAAAGCTGATATCGAAGCAGGTAACTTTGAGTGGTCTATCGAGCTTGAAGATGTACACATGAACATCGAAGCCGCTCTGACCAAGAAAATCGGTATTACTGGTAAGAAATTACATACGGGTCGTAGCCGTAATGACCAAGTAGCCACAGATATACGCCTATACATGCGTGATGAAATCGATCACTTAAGCAGTGAGATTACACGCTTACAATCGGGCTTGATCGAACTAGCAGAGAAAGAAGCGGATACCATCATGCCAGGTTTTACGCACCTGCAGACGGCTCAACCTGTGACCTTTGGCCACCATCTTCTGGCTTGGAACGAAATGCTAGAGCGTGATTACGCTCGCCTACAAGATTGCCGCAAGCGTACCAATATCATGCCTTTGGGTGCAGCTGCTTTGGCGGGCACCACTTATCCCATCGACCGTGAAATGACCGCTGAGCTTTTGGGCTTCGATGCACCCACTGAAAATAGCTTGGATAGCGTATCCGATCGTGATTTCGCGATCGAATTCACGGCGGCAGCATCTACCATCATGATGCACCTAAGTCGCTTCAGTGAAGAATTGGTACTTTGGGCCAGCGCACAATTTAATTTTATCGACCTGCCTGATCGTTTTTGCACAGGCTCGTCCATCATGCCGCAAAAGAAAAACCCTGATGTACCTGAATTAGTACGCGGCAAGGCCGGTCGTATTTTTGGTCATCTAATCAGTTTGCTAACACTAATGAAAAGCCAACCATTGGCCTACAACAAAGACAACCAAGAAGACAAAGAGCCGTTGTTCGACACCATCGACAATGTAAGCGGCAGCTTGCGTTCGTTTGCAGATATGATGCCTCATGTGAAATCCAATAAAGAAGTGATGCGTGAAGCCGCTTTACGAGGTTTCTCTACGGCAACAGACCTAGCAGACTACTTGGTGCGCAAAGGCGTTGCTTTCCGCGATAGCCATGAAATTGTAGGCAGTGCGGTTGGCTATGGCGTTAAAACTGGTAAAGACTTGGGCGAAATGTCGCTTGAAGAACTTCAACAATTTGGCGAGATGATCACTGAAGATGTATTCGATGTTCTGACTTTAGAAGGCTCGGTTTCCGCTCGTGACCATCTAGGTGGTACAGCACCAAAACAAGTTCTTGCCGCTGCGAAGCGTGCTAAAGAAAGATTAGCCAATCGTTAA
- a CDS encoding YggT family protein gives MDVSSQIGLMVINTIAGLYLFIVVLRFLLQAARANFYNPISQFVVKATAPVLNPLRKIVPGFGGFDWASIVLAVVVQMLAIGLSLLVAGYGTPVEKIIIWSLLGTVGLFLKLYFWGILIMVISSWIAPQSSNPALELLHQIIEPVMKPIRKVMPDMGGLDLSPIIAFLLINICNVILANFVMKTGAPGFIIGL, from the coding sequence ATGGACGTTTCATCGCAAATTGGTTTAATGGTGATCAATACCATTGCCGGTCTTTATTTGTTTATCGTCGTTCTGCGTTTTTTATTGCAGGCGGCTAGAGCAAACTTTTACAACCCTATCAGCCAGTTTGTGGTGAAAGCTACGGCACCTGTACTTAATCCACTGCGCAAAATCGTGCCTGGATTTGGCGGCTTTGATTGGGCCTCAATTGTATTAGCGGTTGTGGTACAAATGCTGGCCATTGGCTTAAGCCTGCTAGTAGCGGGTTATGGTACACCAGTGGAAAAGATCATTATCTGGTCGCTATTGGGTACTGTGGGCTTATTCTTAAAGCTATATTTCTGGGGCATTTTGATTATGGTCATTTCCAGTTGGATCGCACCGCAATCTAGCAACCCAGCATTAGAGCTTTTGCATCAGATCATTGAACCTGTGATGAAACCCATCCGTAAAGTCATGCCTGATATGGGTGGTCTAGATCTTAGCCCGATCATTGCGTTCCTCTTGATTAATATTTGCAATGTAATATTAGCCAACTTCGTCATGAAAACAGGCGCTCCAGGATTTATCATTGGCCTATAA
- a CDS encoding YicC/YloC family endoribonuclease gives MRSMTGFARQDLETPLGHYSVEIRSVNSRYLEPHFRLPDSMRALEPKLRERLKNVFSRGKLEVSIKFRADMSQQGVSLNEALVERINQAADQVHGIIGPGNALDALEILKWPGVLNEAQLDKAQIEEQTLQCFDEAIKSLLDMSQREGDALNQFLTQRIEGIQLQVDEVRRLMPQLIQAQREHLQKKLADLQVNVEPERLEQEMMIVLQKTDVDEELDRLEAHVKEVSHIMEQSGPVGRRLDFMMQELNREANTLSSKSMSSLTTNIAVELKVLIEQMREQVQNIE, from the coding sequence ATGCGCAGCATGACAGGATTTGCCCGTCAGGATTTAGAAACTCCTTTAGGTCACTATAGTGTTGAAATTCGCAGTGTAAATTCACGCTACTTGGAACCACATTTTCGGTTGCCGGATTCTATGCGCGCTTTGGAACCAAAATTACGCGAGCGCTTGAAAAATGTGTTCAGCCGAGGAAAGCTAGAAGTCAGCATCAAGTTTCGAGCGGATATGAGTCAACAAGGCGTATCTTTGAACGAGGCATTGGTTGAACGGATCAACCAAGCAGCCGATCAAGTGCACGGTATCATTGGTCCAGGTAATGCACTGGATGCACTCGAGATCCTCAAATGGCCAGGCGTCCTTAATGAAGCGCAATTAGATAAAGCTCAAATCGAAGAGCAAACCTTGCAGTGCTTTGACGAAGCCATAAAGAGTCTACTGGACATGAGTCAGCGAGAAGGGGATGCACTTAATCAATTTCTCACACAGCGGATAGAAGGCATACAGCTGCAAGTGGACGAAGTTCGAAGATTAATGCCTCAATTGATTCAAGCTCAGCGCGAGCATTTACAGAAAAAATTGGCTGATCTACAGGTCAATGTTGAGCCAGAGCGTCTAGAGCAAGAAATGATGATAGTGCTACAAAAAACGGATGTGGATGAGGAGCTTGATCGCCTTGAAGCTCATGTAAAGGAAGTATCCCATATCATGGAACAGTCTGGGCCTGTGGGCCGCCGATTGGATTTTATGATGCAGGAGCTTAATCGTGAGGCTAATACATTGAGCAGCAAAAGTATGAGTTCACTAACGACGAATATCGCGGTGGAGCTCAAAGTCTTAATTGAGCAGATGCGAGAGCAAGTTCAGAATATCGAATAA
- the gmk gene encoding guanylate kinase encodes MSAGTLYIVSAASGTGKTSLLRALIEQTEHVNVSVSHTTRAARPGEEDGVHYHFVDKATFSQLIEAGDFLEHAEVFGNFYGTSQSAVEKQLNLGQDVILEIDWQGAQQVRRLMPQAVSIFILPPSSKALHQRLTGRGQDSEEIIKGRMDEAVSEMSHYNEFDYVVINDVFEVALDELKSIFKANRLRTPLQSIRHSAMIAQLLDPSENR; translated from the coding sequence ATGAGTGCAGGTACGCTTTATATTGTCAGTGCAGCCAGTGGCACTGGAAAAACCAGTTTATTAAGAGCCCTTATTGAGCAAACCGAACACGTCAATGTTAGTGTTAGTCACACCACTCGGGCGGCCCGCCCAGGTGAGGAAGACGGAGTGCATTACCATTTTGTCGACAAAGCGACTTTCAGCCAGTTGATCGAAGCCGGTGACTTTTTAGAACACGCCGAAGTGTTTGGTAACTTTTACGGCACCAGCCAAAGTGCGGTGGAAAAGCAGCTCAATCTTGGCCAAGATGTGATCTTAGAAATAGACTGGCAAGGTGCGCAGCAAGTGCGTCGTTTGATGCCTCAGGCAGTGAGCATTTTCATTTTACCCCCGTCCAGCAAGGCTCTGCACCAGCGCCTGACTGGTCGTGGTCAGGACAGTGAAGAGATCATTAAAGGGCGAATGGACGAAGCTGTGAGCGAAATGAGTCATTACAACGAGTTTGATTATGTTGTGATTAATGATGTCTTTGAAGTGGCTCTGGATGAATTGAAGAGTATTTTCAAGGCCAATCGCCTGAGAACCCCTCTGCAGAGTATTCGTCATAGCGCTATGATTGCTCAACTATTGGATCCCAGTGAAAACCGCTAA
- the rpoZ gene encoding DNA-directed RNA polymerase subunit omega, with product MARVTVEDCLDNVDNRFELVMLATKRARQIVLQGAEPLVAAENDKPTVVALREIAEGKVTPATMAAAEAAAAEQE from the coding sequence ATGGCTCGTGTAACCGTTGAAGATTGCCTAGACAATGTAGATAACCGCTTTGAATTGGTTATGTTGGCGACTAAACGCGCTCGTCAAATCGTACTGCAAGGTGCTGAGCCACTAGTTGCAGCCGAAAACGACAAGCCAACTGTTGTTGCATTACGTGAAATTGCTGAAGGTAAGGTAACCCCTGCTACCATGGCTGCTGCTGAAGCCGCTGCTGCTGAGCAAGAGTAA
- the rph gene encoding ribonuclease PH, which translates to MRPSGRALDQLRDVKITRNFTKHAEGSVLVEVGDTKVICNASVENKVPPFLRGQGQGWVTAEYGMLPRSTGSRMIREAAKGKQGGRTVEISRLIGRSLRAAVDLEALGENSITIDCDVIQADGGTRCASITGACVALADAINSMIEAGTLKASPLKYMIAAVSVGVYEGQAILDLDYPEDSNAETDLNVIMADNGGFVEIQGTAEGEPFQPEELTAMLDLAKKGLAEITEIQKQSLAN; encoded by the coding sequence ATGAGACCAAGTGGCCGCGCCCTGGATCAACTGCGTGACGTTAAAATTACTCGCAACTTCACTAAGCATGCTGAAGGCTCAGTACTAGTAGAAGTGGGCGATACCAAAGTCATTTGCAATGCCAGCGTGGAAAACAAGGTACCACCGTTTTTACGTGGGCAAGGCCAAGGCTGGGTAACGGCTGAATATGGCATGCTGCCGCGCTCTACCGGTTCACGCATGATTCGTGAAGCCGCCAAAGGCAAGCAAGGTGGTCGCACGGTTGAAATCAGCCGATTGATTGGTCGTTCTCTGCGTGCTGCGGTGGATTTAGAAGCACTGGGCGAAAACAGCATCACCATCGACTGTGATGTGATTCAAGCGGATGGTGGTACTCGCTGCGCATCTATCACAGGTGCGTGTGTGGCCTTGGCAGACGCCATCAATTCAATGATCGAAGCGGGTACACTAAAAGCCAGTCCTCTCAAATATATGATTGCCGCTGTGAGCGTGGGCGTATATGAAGGCCAAGCCATTTTGGATTTGGACTACCCAGAAGACAGCAATGCCGAAACGGATCTCAACGTCATCATGGCCGATAACGGTGGTTTTGTTGAAATCCAAGGAACCGCCGAAGGCGAGCCTTTCCAACCTGAAGAGTTGACGGCCATGCTGGATCTCGCTAAAAAAGGACTAGCTGAAATCACAGAGATTCAAAAACAGAGTTTGGCAAATTAA
- a CDS encoding RelA/SpoT family protein: MPTIDALAERLSSYLEPEQINQVCRAYYYAEQAHEGQFRRSGDPYIVHPLAVANILSEMHMDSQSLMAAMLHDVIEDTAVPKDALKDQFGETVSELVDGVSKLTHIKFESQEEKQAGNFQKMAMAMAKDIRVILVKLADRLHNMRTLSAMPPEKKRRIAGETLEIYAPIANRLGISNIRIELEDLCFNAKHPMRSNMIKKAVKSARGNRSELVEKINQALKTRLKEEGLKTRVMGREKHLYSIYRKMKEQKKSFKQIMDVYGFRIIVDNVDSCYRALGIVHNFYKPVPGRFKDYIAIPKSNGYQSLHTTVVGVGGVHIEIQIRTEEMEAMAHNGIAAHWLYKDDNAQSEANGGKRARQWVQGLLELQQRAGNPQEFIESVKVDLFPDDTYVFTPKGRIVEMPKDSTAVDFAYSVHTDVGNTCVGCRIDQQLAPLSTKLISGQTVEIITAPGAKPNPSWLNFVVSSKARSSIRHYLKNQKHDESINLGRRLLSSALAMFKIELDNLDPEHIEHLLREFGLKDFNLLLADIGLGTRSPQNIAQRIAEFALGENNNFSALGKGIFSISGKEGGVVTYARCCSPIPGDDIVGYSSAGRGLVVHTSNCQNLLDMIEQNDKIMPLVWDEHIDEDFSVTLRVWIENGRGLIAQLAAAVTEAEGNLEQISVDDKDAKLSVLSLQIGVTGRKHLADVMRKLKKNNKVSKITRLKNTRKK, encoded by the coding sequence TTGCCAACGATTGATGCTTTAGCCGAACGACTAAGCAGCTATCTAGAGCCCGAGCAAATCAATCAGGTTTGCCGGGCATACTATTACGCCGAACAAGCCCATGAGGGTCAATTCCGCCGTAGTGGTGATCCCTATATCGTTCATCCCCTTGCCGTTGCCAATATTCTTTCTGAAATGCATATGGATAGCCAAAGCTTGATGGCGGCTATGCTGCATGATGTCATCGAAGATACCGCTGTTCCGAAAGATGCCTTAAAAGACCAATTCGGGGAAACGGTTTCCGAGTTAGTGGACGGTGTCAGTAAGCTCACACATATCAAGTTTGAAAGCCAAGAAGAAAAACAAGCGGGTAATTTCCAGAAAATGGCCATGGCTATGGCCAAAGATATTCGAGTTATTTTGGTCAAGCTGGCGGATCGCTTGCATAATATGCGCACTTTGAGTGCCATGCCGCCAGAGAAAAAGCGTCGTATCGCCGGCGAAACGCTTGAGATTTATGCCCCCATCGCTAACCGTTTAGGCATTAGCAATATCCGCATTGAATTAGAAGACTTGTGCTTTAATGCCAAGCATCCAATGCGCAGCAACATGATTAAAAAGGCGGTGAAGTCAGCCCGCGGTAATCGAAGTGAGCTGGTCGAAAAGATTAATCAAGCGCTCAAAACTCGATTAAAAGAAGAAGGCCTCAAGACCCGAGTCATGGGTCGCGAGAAGCATCTCTATAGTATCTATCGCAAAATGAAGGAACAGAAAAAGTCCTTCAAGCAGATTATGGATGTTTATGGCTTCCGCATCATTGTGGACAATGTGGATAGCTGTTACCGAGCGTTAGGTATTGTTCATAACTTTTACAAACCTGTGCCTGGTCGCTTTAAAGACTATATCGCCATTCCAAAATCCAATGGTTACCAAAGCTTGCACACCACCGTTGTCGGTGTGGGTGGGGTGCATATTGAAATACAAATACGTACCGAAGAAATGGAAGCCATGGCTCACAACGGCATTGCTGCGCACTGGCTATATAAGGACGACAATGCTCAGTCTGAAGCCAATGGTGGGAAGCGTGCTCGACAATGGGTGCAAGGTTTATTGGAGTTGCAACAGCGCGCTGGAAATCCACAAGAATTTATCGAAAGTGTGAAAGTTGATTTGTTCCCAGATGATACTTATGTGTTTACACCAAAAGGTCGCATTGTCGAGATGCCAAAAGACAGCACGGCGGTGGATTTTGCTTACAGCGTGCATACGGATGTGGGCAACACATGCGTTGGCTGTCGTATCGATCAACAATTAGCACCACTAAGTACCAAACTTATCAGTGGCCAGACTGTAGAAATCATTACCGCTCCTGGGGCCAAACCAAATCCTTCATGGCTTAATTTTGTGGTCAGCAGTAAAGCGCGCAGCAGTATTCGGCATTATCTGAAGAATCAAAAACACGATGAGTCAATTAATCTTGGCCGTCGTTTACTAAGCAGTGCATTGGCCATGTTCAAAATAGAGTTGGATAATCTTGATCCAGAACACATTGAACATTTGTTACGCGAGTTTGGATTAAAAGATTTTAACTTGTTATTGGCTGATATCGGTTTAGGTACCCGCTCACCACAGAATATTGCACAGCGCATTGCCGAATTTGCTCTGGGTGAAAACAATAATTTTTCTGCACTTGGCAAAGGTATATTTAGTATCAGTGGCAAAGAGGGTGGTGTTGTCACTTATGCTCGCTGTTGTAGCCCAATTCCAGGTGATGACATTGTGGGTTACTCCAGTGCTGGACGTGGTCTGGTTGTTCATACCAGTAATTGTCAAAACCTGCTGGACATGATTGAACAGAACGACAAGATCATGCCATTAGTGTGGGATGAACATATTGATGAAGATTTCAGTGTGACCCTGCGCGTGTGGATCGAAAATGGTCGCGGATTGATTGCTCAACTAGCGGCAGCGGTAACAGAAGCGGAAGGCAATTTAGAGCAGATCAGTGTGGACGATAAAGACGCTAAACTTAGTGTTTTGAGTTTACAAATTGGTGTAACGGGTCGTAAGCATTTGGCTGATGTTATGCGCAAGTTGAAAAAGAACAATAAAGTCTCCAAGATTACCCGTCTGAAGAATACGCGTAAGAAATAG
- a CDS encoding LytR/AlgR family response regulator transcription factor — protein MNILVVDDESLARNRLKRLIAKLKLGDVLAEAENGVQAVEMVNQYAPDCVLMDIQMPGMTGLEAARHISQLETPPAVIFTSAYDEFALQAFKVHAVDYLVKPVSSDALQHAFSKLSKLNKAQTQIFQQDKSRSHISAKTHSGIELIPVEKIQVFRADQKYISVIYEDGEVLIDEPLKSLEEEFGDRFIRVHRSALVNKAYICGLEKTEDGQSLIKMKGLDDEIQVSRRHLSDVRKRLQEI, from the coding sequence ATGAATATTCTTGTCGTGGATGATGAGAGCTTGGCTCGTAACCGGTTAAAACGCCTTATTGCCAAGCTGAAATTGGGTGATGTTTTAGCGGAGGCTGAAAATGGTGTCCAAGCTGTTGAAATGGTCAATCAATATGCCCCAGATTGTGTATTAATGGATATTCAGATGCCGGGAATGACTGGATTAGAAGCAGCTCGGCATATATCGCAATTAGAGACTCCGCCTGCGGTGATTTTTACTTCCGCTTATGATGAGTTTGCATTGCAGGCGTTTAAAGTACACGCAGTGGATTATTTGGTTAAACCAGTTAGCTCGGATGCATTGCAACATGCCTTTTCGAAATTAAGTAAGCTTAATAAGGCGCAAACACAAATATTCCAGCAAGATAAAAGCCGAAGTCACATTAGCGCCAAAACTCACAGTGGAATAGAGCTTATTCCAGTAGAGAAAATTCAGGTATTTCGTGCGGACCAAAAATACATTTCCGTCATTTACGAAGATGGAGAAGTATTGATTGATGAACCTTTAAAAAGCTTAGAGGAAGAATTCGGCGACCGCTTTATTCGTGTGCATCGTAGTGCACTTGTGAATAAAGCGTATATTTGTGGATTAGAAAAAACCGAAGACGGCCAGTCGTTAATAAAAATGAAAGGCTTGGACGACGAGATTCAGGTCTCACGTCGTCACTTATCAGACGTAAGAAAACGTCTGCAAGAAATTTAA
- a CDS encoding putative bifunctional diguanylate cyclase/phosphodiesterase, with product MKISLFSALKIAITYAVFAGAWILFSDVALQAAVHDIALLSQLQTFKGWFFVLVTSVLLFAMVSRSVQTSELLNQFDPLTGLLNHHMFSAQLERKVAMRKPEQTLVVIYLDIDHFSHLNRALGFNEANQILMGLSRALKDHYSAHVLLGRFPPDQFAIAFLSDKSMGEIEAGIKGLRQMFDQYMYEQQVEVTCTLGVAMGPSDSRQAKGLMAAASDALGHAKTRERNSVQFFNKQLSELENQRQKLLGDLRQDLAANRLNMVYQPQYRLADQTLVGVEALIRWEHAEHGFISPDVFIPLAEDNSIANEISRFVVHQVYQDLQQYRLLGNPIERVSINISAVEFNSRMMLDALLMEIESLPNLKQWLQIEITETATLNNLEKSAANIKALKAEGLRFSVDDFGTGYTSLAMLKDLPIDEVKIDRSFIKAMVHETKAKAIVEAIVGMTHGFGISIVAEGIENKEQLDLLKVMGCSEGQGYFLAKPLNVKQLAATVRSGL from the coding sequence ATGAAGATTAGTCTTTTTTCTGCTCTGAAAATCGCAATTACCTATGCTGTGTTTGCCGGCGCGTGGATCTTATTTTCAGATGTGGCATTGCAAGCTGCGGTCCACGATATTGCTTTGCTCAGTCAACTTCAGACATTTAAAGGCTGGTTCTTTGTGTTGGTTACCAGCGTTTTGCTATTTGCAATGGTCTCGCGGTCTGTACAAACCTCCGAGCTTCTTAATCAGTTTGATCCACTGACAGGCTTGCTCAATCACCACATGTTTTCGGCGCAGTTGGAACGCAAGGTGGCTATGCGCAAGCCTGAGCAGACTCTTGTTGTGATATATCTCGATATCGATCACTTCTCTCATTTAAATCGTGCTTTGGGATTCAACGAGGCCAATCAAATTCTGATGGGTTTGTCCCGGGCTCTGAAAGATCATTACAGTGCTCATGTGTTACTGGGACGCTTCCCTCCAGACCAATTTGCTATCGCTTTCTTAAGTGATAAATCCATGGGAGAAATTGAAGCGGGAATCAAAGGCCTCAGGCAAATGTTTGACCAATATATGTATGAGCAGCAAGTAGAAGTTACTTGCACGCTTGGCGTTGCCATGGGACCCAGTGACTCTAGGCAGGCCAAGGGTTTAATGGCGGCAGCCAGTGATGCATTGGGACATGCTAAGACTCGCGAGCGTAATAGCGTCCAATTCTTCAATAAGCAGTTATCGGAATTGGAAAATCAGCGGCAAAAACTCTTAGGAGATTTACGCCAAGATTTGGCCGCAAACCGGTTAAATATGGTTTATCAGCCGCAATATCGACTGGCGGATCAGACTCTAGTTGGCGTGGAAGCCTTGATCCGTTGGGAGCATGCTGAACATGGCTTTATATCTCCTGATGTATTCATTCCTTTGGCGGAAGATAATTCCATAGCTAATGAAATCTCTCGGTTCGTGGTGCATCAGGTCTATCAGGATCTTCAGCAATATCGTTTACTTGGCAATCCAATTGAGCGCGTGTCCATTAATATCTCAGCGGTAGAGTTTAATAGTCGCATGATGTTGGATGCGTTGTTGATGGAAATAGAATCGTTGCCGAACCTTAAGCAATGGTTACAAATTGAGATAACGGAAACGGCTACTCTCAATAACTTAGAAAAAAGCGCGGCCAATATCAAAGCGCTTAAGGCCGAAGGCTTACGCTTCAGTGTGGACGATTTTGGAACCGGCTATACGTCCTTGGCCATGTTGAAAGATCTGCCTATTGATGAAGTGAAAATCGACCGTTCTTTTATCAAAGCCATGGTTCATGAAACGAAAGCGAAAGCGATTGTTGAGGCCATCGTGGGTATGACCCATGGCTTCGGAATCAGTATTGTAGCGGAGGGAATTGAAAATAAAGAACAGCTCGATCTACTCAAAGTCATGGGGTGTAGTGAAGGCCAAGGCTATTTCTTAGCCAAGCCATTGAATGTAAAACAGCTTGCAGCGACGGTACGGAGTGGTCTTTAA
- a CDS encoding RidA family protein translates to MKEIINTNKAPEAIGTYSQAVKVGQTVYLSGQIPLVPETMEMVEGGIDQQIRRVFDNLTAVCEAAGGSLQDIAKLNIFLTDLSNFATVNTIMAEYFEQPYPARAAIGVAALPKNADVEMDGILELA, encoded by the coding sequence ATGAAAGAAATCATCAATACCAATAAGGCACCAGAAGCCATCGGTACTTATTCCCAAGCAGTTAAAGTCGGTCAAACTGTTTATCTTTCTGGCCAAATTCCGCTTGTACCTGAAACCATGGAAATGGTAGAAGGCGGTATTGATCAACAAATCCGTCGCGTGTTTGATAACTTAACTGCAGTGTGTGAAGCGGCGGGTGGTTCTCTTCAAGATATTGCCAAGTTGAATATCTTCTTAACCGATCTATCAAACTTCGCTACAGTAAACACGATCATGGCGGAATATTTTGAACAGCCTTACCCAGCTCGAGCGGCCATTGGGGTCGCTGCTCTGCCTAAAAATGCTGACGTAGAAATGGATGGTATTTTGGAGCTCGCGTAA